In the genome of Piliocolobus tephrosceles isolate RC106 chromosome 20, ASM277652v3, whole genome shotgun sequence, one region contains:
- the LOC111546501 gene encoding uncharacterized protein LOC111546501 codes for MAAYPEGTAAGHSEVLLSREELRGRQGVSAGEAKGERGSSRPGQAELLQRQQPPCPADLIYAACSTSAAGWREAGGLCRVGGLCGGLARVGWLRGLRRPALSTLDSNTEGSRGRLRPFSTGDSSPAAAPHLPAAEMPGQGWMCEGCRPNLSL; via the exons ATGGCTGCATACCCAGAAGGGACAGCAGCTGGGCATTCCGA GGTACTATTATCCAGGGAAGAATTAAGGGGAAGGCAGGGTGTGAGTGCTGGGGAAGCGAAAGGAGAAAGGGGGAGTTCCCGCCCCGGGCAAGCTGAGCTGCTGCAGCGACAGCAGCCTCCATGCCCCGCGGACTTGATTTATGCCGCCTGCTCCACGTCAGCTGCAGGCTGGCGGGAGGCGGGCGGGTTGTGCCGGGTGGGAGGGCTCTGCGGAGGGCTGGCGCGGGTGGGCTGGCTTCGGGGACTGCGGCGGCCCGCGCTCAGCACCCTGGATAGCAATACCGAGGGCTCGCGCGGGCGCCTTCGACCTTTCAGCACCGGGGACAGCAGTCCGGCCGCAGCGCCGCATCTGCCTGCGGCAGAAATGCCTGGCCAGGGCTGGATGTGCGAGGGCTGCAGACCAAATTTGTCTCTCTGA